Below is a genomic region from Cydia strobilella chromosome 1, ilCydStro3.1, whole genome shotgun sequence.
CCCGCTCAAGATGCGTTTTAAATGTGGTTTCATACTTTCACGGTTAATACGTTTTCCCGCTCAAGATGCGTTTTAAATGTGGTTTCATACTTTCACGGTTAATACGTTTTCCCGCTCAAGATGCGTTTTACATGTGGTCCCTTCATCATCTTCTTAACCGTATTTCACAATAGGATAATAAAAGTGTTGTTTAGAGTCAAGATTCAAACAAATGATATTTGGAATATGCAAAACAAGCATAGAACACAACGCATCCATCAGAAGATACCTAAACCATTTAAAATTTGCTAAAAATATAATGCCTTAAAAACACACTGCGTTATAGTATTTTCTCAAATATGGCgaaattcttcttcttcctgcccttatcccacgatgtggggtcggcacaacattttcctctatctttcgtcagcTCAGCAGCAGCGCCagcagcactcactcctttctttctcatatcctctttcacacaatccatccatcgtttttatggttgcgtacccaaagggtaaaaacggaaccctattactaagattccgctgtccgtctgtctgttcgtctgtcaccaggctgtatctcatgaaccgtgatagctacctatagcctacagttgaaattttcacagatgatgtatttctgttgccggtataacaacaaatactaaaaacagaataaaataaatatttaagtggggttcccatacaacaaacgtgatttttttgccattttttgcgcaATTGTAcgcaacccttcgtgcgcgagtccgactcgcacttggccggttttttaagtctAGTCTAAATTTTTTAggtctaccattcgctctccgtccatcaacattcatccctaacattcttttacCTATATGGCATTCACCCCTCCTCATCACTTGCCCATACCATGCTAACCTTCTCATCTTCTCCGCTCTTCTTTTCTCCTTCTCAAATATGGCGAAATTAACGTTTTGAATCGCAGCACTTTAATAAGTTTACTAAGTTGAGATGTTTCTCAATCCAAatttaattgattatttttaaccttttaacgctttattaatttattttaaaatttaatttaggcAACAAGTATGtcataaacacaaacattaCTCAAATGCCCAGAACCCGGACGAAAGCgagctaatgtaaaccttatacttgaaagtgtgaaggttactttgacagcgtccacCATAACACCTATAGTCGTCcatggcgctgtgggcacgactaggAACGACAACTTTAGGTGTGTGCGTTTTAGAATAGGGTAGTTTAACTTGTTTTTGTACAGTTCactttttttctgtattaaCTTTAAGACATGTATCTATTAGGTAGATCTGAGAGACAAAAAGGTGGTTTGACAAAAAGCTAAGCAGGAAGCAGGTAGTATAGTGATACTACCTGAGGAGTGCCTCAGGCTTCGTTCCGGGCACATCCCGTCAAACAAATTCAAGCACCTTATGAAATTAGCTGCATCACCAAACTGCCCTGAATGCAATCAGATAGAAGATGTTCACCATGTGTTGATGGAGTGCGTCCGCCACGAGGCGCTGAGGAACGACATGACATTTATCAAAACTGCCAACATCGGTAGCTGCAACATCGTCCTGGCATCGCCACTATCAGACGAGGCCAGGATGATGTGCAAGCTATACTTTTTTACCTACAGTGGTATTGCAGTACTTCTATATTACTATAGATCTCAGTACAGGGGTGACATCGTCACTGAGTGACGAaaccccataaaaaaaaaagattatctACTAGGTAGATACACAGAATGCTAATAGAGGAAGTCCACTTACTTTGCGGGTTATCAGCTGAAGGTttactaactgccactgtcgtGTCCTGATCACCATCGTCGTCATAATCATCCCGGTCATCTACATCCAATGGGTCATCATAACCAACCTCCTTATCTTTCCCATCTGTCTGTAACACGGGCATATCACTGTTTTCTGTCGCGGATTTGTTTAGCAAAACTCTTTTCCGTATCGGCATACTAGATAACTTATTACTTTCGAGTTTTCTCTTCAAAGTGTTTAACGCTGAGAATTGTGGGGTGGATGTGTCCGGTCGTTGGAGCTTAATTTGTATTTCAGGGACCTCTTTTGGCATTTCATCAAAATCTGTTTCCACTTCTGTTACGGATGGTGTCCCGCCGACTGCTTTCTGAAACATTTTACAGTTAAAAAGACtctttttaaatatagtttttatgaGCTGAATAAATTTTTTGCCATCATAAGTAATCTCTTCTACCACCCCTGTTCtgtaagggttcatccattaattacgacGTCCCCCCCACCTTGTCACATTCGGCAAACGCCACCCCCCCTGGTGtaggtcatattttttttaatgactgactccccctcccccttgtaaCATTTTCttgacacccccccccccccccccctcccctaaacgtgtgatgtaattaatggatgacccctaattgGGATCGGGTCTCCTGGCATATATGCGCCAAGTTGTTCAGTCTTGGGTTGTAAATTCTGGCAATTGCGTTTGCTTGTGGTCTCCTTTTACTTTCGACCACCAGAGGCAGATTGCATAataacttgtaactaataatattagcggaagTCTGTTTCCAATTTCTTTGAttagaaagagacttccgcTAATATAATTAGTTACAAGTTATTCAATCGGCCCCAGGTTGAAGGTTTGCCTTCTTTGCCTATATTTTCTTCTGGCAGATTTAGCACAATTTGTATGACACCATCATAAGTAAACATTGTTAAATGAAAACTATGCAATATTTTTTGGCAACTTAAACAGGGAAGttgccaaaaaaatttttttttttttttttactttcatctGCCATCGGCTTTCTTAGCCATAATCAGATTGTatgtgctattttttttttcccagGTGGTGGTCCATTAATCACCATTCCTTTTATGTGGGTTAATCTCTCTGGTCCAGTTCCAAGATCTGCCACCTTTTGAGTCTTGtgatgttattaaaatattgcaTAGTTTTTTCAGTGACCCATATTTGGGACGTGAACTACTTCAGAATAGGTAAATCTAAGGTACAAATACATATGTGTCACAGTAATTTTTTAAGCATGTTTATCACatgcaagttttttttaagaataaacATATGGGtaattaacaatatatttaccacATCCTCCAGCCCTTTGATGTGTAACTCTTTGGCAGCGATGATGAGGTCACTGATGTCATCAACGGCAACCAACGCCTGACCGGTGTAGATGTACTCCAGTATTGAGCATAGCGTCTTGTATGATACTTTCTGAAATAATGAGGGAAacgatataattattttaacttgaAATACTGATGTATATGTAGCGTTTAATAAAACCTACAAATTGATTAACTAGTGTCTCTGTGAGTTGTAGAGCTCGCAAACCCCATGGCTCTGCTATTTTGGAAAATTTGCAAAACCAGGattgacaaaaaaatctatataattaTTGAACCTACTCACttaatttcatgtaaatcagcTGAGAAATTAGATCTGTAGAGAACATTCGGACATTTCGGACATACAAAAACATTTCTGCCCAATCAAAAACTGAGACATTTCCTTTTGCTCAGTCAATAAAACATTATACAGTCCCATAGGCATGGCGACTACAGAAAGACAAAAGGATAAACTATATTGAAATTAGATTCACCCTTGTTGATGTTAAACTGTGTTTTTAACCAACTTAAAACAGGGAGGATGTTTTAATCCTGTAAATTATATGTATTACAAATATAATTTCTATGTAGAATAAAGAAgctctaataaataataaatgtttaagcaGATACTTACATTTAAGAAGATTACGGGATGCGGACAGTTGGCGGTGGAGATGAGCTCCTTAATGTAAGGGCTGGCGAGCGCCATCACCATCTGATGCACCTTCACATGATGGCCGTCCGCCGCCAGCGTCATGTCCACAAACTCCCCATTCTGAACAAAAAAGATTACTCAAATGACTAAATTACTATtaacttagggccacttgcaccattccactaacctggtgttaaccggttaaaccatggttaccagtacaatttgacactgggttaacagtttaaccgcttaaccccgtgATGGTACAAGTGGGCCTGAGGTGTAGATGTCTCTAAAGTGTCAACCACCAAGGGACACCAACTGCACCTCTTCTGCATTCATCTCACAAATTGGGGGTTAGTCAATGGCATGTTTATTGCGTTTATATTAAGTGATTACTTCAattcggacccgggtatgtccttaaactacgtccaaaagagaggtgtgggcactgtgaatgacatctctctttctgtggtagggcacaggacagcggatgtcattccagatctagagcagagcctaactggggaagtacctccaccttacagaaaaccgcagccaaataacactagaccctactcatagtgttgtgttcctgccggtgagtaaggttgccagagctcaacgagggagaggagtattagggtcggcaacgcgcatgtaactgcTACGGAGACTGcataacatcaggcgggccgtattcttgtttgccaccgacttagtataaaaaaaattgacaatataCTTGATAATAAGATTATTGTTTGTACAGAACGAGTgagcaaaatataaaaaacccgGCAATTTATTGAGATGGAAATCGTCAACCGTAGGTCAAGCTCAGTTCCATTTCGTTCTTTTTCTTCTAGAAGCTTCTAAATAAGAgggttaaaaacaataatataatcccgaaaaaatgtaaaaaacgcATTATCGCATTAACACTCACCTGTTGTAGAGAACTTAAACCATTACAAATGTTTTTGTTGTGGGAGTCCCACTCCAAACAAAACTGCGAGTCTGCCATTATATTTGtaccatttaatttaattgaacgATTACTTCTCTTTTTCAACAATTCTaatgataaaattgtatttcGGCAGGCGAAAACCAAGCTTTAGCTAAATCAAGCCTATTTGACAGTAGTTTTACGAAAATGTTGCTAcgttaaaaataattcaatgtttattttctAAAGTCGCTCCACATTCGGgcacgaatcgcggcgcgaagccgcgaacgcgagtgtggagcggccgtcgcagatctgcgaaatcggcttcacactcgcgttcgcggcttcgcgccgcgattcgcgcacgagtgtggaggacgCTTAATGACAATTTTGTTATCGTGACAACCATAGCaactatggacggtatagaaaggacgacaatttcttatggcagaactattgcaaaagtgaccagctttcagctgtaaataggtggcgctaggtaagctctgggacatgagtatgacATGTACAGTTGAGGTCAAagataagggccctccacactcgtacgcgaatcgcggcgcgaagccgcgaacgcgagtgtgtagtctagttcgctaatcagcgaaatcgactccacactcgcgttcacggcttcgcgccgcgtagtctggagcgcgctatatgtttacacttttgcaccttgctcttttgtaataaggcgaaaaatgtaaacatatcatTACCGTCGACTGTACCAtagaaggcaacaaataacccgaccaaattacgtaggttgtttttggtattatttcggtgtatggtggcgccgcctaattactgttttttatggacacttttcatacagagAGATTTTGCTCCTATATATTGTCTCCGTGATAGCAACataaactatattatataaaaaatcctAACACAACAGAAATCCTATCAATTTCCAACAATTTCAGCTTTATAAACACGTCAACTCATCATCCTAAATAcacaaatttaaacaatattaaaataggTAGGGTAAACCCTCCAATGAATGAGCACCCCCCAGTGGATGAACAATATCACGTTGtttgtctaaaataagaaatatagctattttttttttctaccgcTTGtcgtatttttaaccgacttcaagatttcaaaaggaggaggttatcaattcggttgtatgttttttttcttttttttttttttaatgtttattactccataactccgtcatttctggaccgattttgaaaattctttttttgattgtaagtatatacatacagattggtcccgttttggtcaaaacgcagttctgatgatgggatccatgaagaatcgagggaactcctcaaatgttaaaggcatacatatagtgattttagtattttcatcaacaaatcaagcatttacatttaaaaaagtgacatttgatgaagtggaactgctgatgatgatcagaacggaactcttcaatgacgcatagttcacgtttggcgatttgtcctcttcgttatgattggtaagcgagttaggttttcaagagacatttttgtcaagctcgagttc
It encodes:
- the LOC134745178 gene encoding longitudinals lacking protein, isoforms H/M/V-like isoform X2, which gives rise to MADSQFCLEWDSHNKNICNGLSSLQQNGEFVDMTLAADGHHVKVHQMVMALASPYIKELISTANCPHPVIFLNKVSYKTLCSILEYIYTGQALVAVDDISDLIIAAKELHIKGLEDVKAVGGTPSVTEVETDFDEMPKEVPEIQIKLQRPDTSTPQFSALNTLKRKLESNKLSSMPIRKRVLLNKSATENSDMPVLQTDGKDKEVGYDDPLDVDDRDDYDDDGDQDTTVAVSKPSADNPQMSVQYTVSNQGSLQLILNRFLYFLYYQYRDKSRQWRCVDNRNNKCMASVFTKDNIVLRRVGAHNHTFHDKNILKKVRAGSVYSALQEAEAKSTRNCRGRGQKPRKSDAAEQSDNQDSRETEVTQ
- the LOC134745178 gene encoding longitudinals lacking protein, isoforms H/M/V-like isoform X3 produces the protein MADSQFCLEWDSHNKNICNGLSSLQQNGEFVDMTLAADGHHVKVHQMVMALASPYIKELISTANCPHPVIFLNKVSYKTLCSILEYIYTGQALVAVDDISDLIIAAKELHIKGLEDVKAVGGTPSVTEVETDFDEMPKEVPEIQIKLQRPDTSTPQFSALNTLKRKLESNKLSSMPIRKRVLLNKSATENSDMPVLQTDGKDKEVGYDDPLDVDDRDDYDDDGDQDTTVAVSKPSADNPQRLDTSLQYTLSNQGAAQLILNRYMYVQAYRYTDNRRKWKCIDTRDRKCPANVVTRDNVVIRRIGAHTHAYHDQKILKKVVAGCVYSALKDAEEQSMEIKTEPKV